Proteins encoded within one genomic window of Tabrizicola piscis:
- the leuS gene encoding leucine--tRNA ligase codes for MSRYDPSVIEPKWQQAWDAAGAFTAQRDPAKPKYYVLEMFPYPSGRIHMGHVRNYTMGDVVARTKLAQGFSVLHPMGWDAFGMPAENAAMERGGHPKDWTYGNIADMKAQMKPLGLSIDWSRELATCDPEYYGQQQAMFIDMLEAGLVYRKAAVVNWDPVDMTVLANEQVIDGKGWRSGAAVERRELTQWFFKISEYSEELLSALDGLTNWPEKVRLMQANWIGKSRGLQFAFDTVGAPAGFETLEVYTTRPDTLMGASFAAISADHPLAKALEGDPAVAAFVAECRKGGTSAEEIETAEKIGYDTGIRVKHPLDPTWELPVWIANFILMDYGTGAIFGCPAHDQRDFDFATKYRLPIKPVFLAEGMDESLAEAFVPMKSEKVHYVRGFAGAAVQTGDEGVATAIAHAEANGYGKGVTKFRLRDWGVSRQRYWGCPIPVIHCATCGVVPEDKKNLPIELPYDVSFDIPGNPLDRHPTWRDCTCPKCGAKARRETDTMDTFVDSSWYYARFTAPRATTPTVAEDAAYWMNVDQYIGGVEHAILHLLYSRFFARAMHKTGHLPAGAIEPFNALFTQGMVTHEIYKTTDAQGRPVYHLPEDVTVFNVADRRIVVPGNVPPPVDMIDDVDAWIRALSDEGLLVEVIPSAKMSKSKKNVVDPMNIIASFGADTARWFVMSDSPPERDVEWTASGAEAAFKHLSRVWALCSRIGDMPADHKGEGDSDLAKATARAIDEVTKGIEGFAFNKAIASLYAFTNTIAKANASTATMKEAIRTLAKLMSPMTPHIAESIWTFQGGAGLCAQAPWPKADPALLIDDTVILPIQINGKRRAEISVPKDMPVAEVEKLALADEDVIKFLAGQPVKKIIVVPGRIINVVV; via the coding sequence ATGTCGCGCTATGACCCATCGGTGATCGAACCCAAGTGGCAGCAGGCCTGGGATGCAGCGGGGGCCTTCACCGCGCAGCGCGATCCGGCCAAGCCAAAGTACTATGTGCTGGAGATGTTCCCCTATCCGTCCGGGCGCATCCACATGGGGCACGTCCGCAACTATACCATGGGCGACGTGGTGGCCCGCACCAAGCTGGCGCAGGGGTTTTCGGTGCTGCATCCGATGGGCTGGGACGCCTTCGGCATGCCCGCCGAAAACGCCGCGATGGAACGGGGCGGCCATCCGAAGGACTGGACCTACGGCAACATCGCCGACATGAAGGCGCAGATGAAGCCCCTTGGCCTGTCCATCGACTGGTCACGCGAACTGGCGACCTGCGACCCGGAATATTACGGCCAGCAACAGGCGATGTTCATCGACATGCTGGAGGCGGGGCTGGTCTATCGCAAGGCGGCGGTGGTCAACTGGGACCCGGTCGACATGACGGTTCTGGCGAATGAGCAGGTGATCGACGGCAAGGGCTGGCGCTCCGGCGCTGCGGTCGAACGGCGCGAGCTGACGCAGTGGTTCTTCAAGATCAGCGAATACTCCGAGGAATTGCTGTCAGCGCTGGACGGTTTGACCAACTGGCCGGAGAAAGTGCGCCTTATGCAGGCGAACTGGATCGGGAAATCCCGTGGCCTGCAGTTTGCCTTCGATACGGTCGGTGCTCCGGCCGGGTTCGAGACGCTGGAGGTCTATACCACTCGCCCCGACACACTGATGGGCGCCAGCTTCGCCGCGATTTCCGCCGATCACCCGCTTGCCAAGGCGCTGGAGGGTGACCCAGCGGTGGCGGCCTTCGTGGCCGAATGCCGGAAGGGCGGCACAAGCGCCGAAGAGATCGAGACGGCCGAGAAGATCGGGTATGACACGGGTATCCGCGTGAAGCATCCGCTTGATCCGACATGGGAACTCCCGGTCTGGATCGCGAACTTCATCCTGATGGACTACGGCACCGGGGCGATCTTCGGCTGCCCGGCGCATGACCAGCGCGACTTTGACTTTGCCACCAAGTACCGGCTGCCGATCAAGCCGGTGTTTCTGGCCGAAGGCATGGACGAGTCGCTGGCCGAGGCTTTCGTGCCGATGAAGTCGGAAAAGGTCCACTATGTCCGCGGCTTTGCCGGGGCTGCGGTGCAGACGGGCGATGAAGGGGTGGCCACCGCCATCGCCCATGCTGAGGCCAACGGCTATGGCAAGGGCGTCACCAAGTTCCGCCTGCGCGACTGGGGCGTGTCCCGCCAGCGCTATTGGGGCTGCCCGATCCCGGTGATCCACTGCGCGACCTGCGGGGTCGTGCCCGAGGACAAGAAGAACCTGCCCATCGAACTGCCCTACGATGTCAGCTTCGACATCCCCGGCAACCCGCTGGACCGCCACCCCACATGGCGCGACTGCACCTGCCCCAAGTGTGGTGCCAAGGCCCGGCGTGAGACGGACACGATGGATACTTTCGTGGACAGCAGCTGGTACTACGCCCGCTTCACCGCCCCCCGCGCCACGACGCCGACCGTGGCCGAAGATGCCGCCTACTGGATGAACGTCGATCAATATATCGGCGGGGTGGAGCATGCGATCCTGCACCTCCTCTATTCCCGCTTCTTCGCCCGGGCGATGCACAAGACCGGCCACCTGCCAGCTGGGGCGATTGAGCCGTTCAACGCGCTGTTCACCCAAGGCATGGTGACGCATGAGATCTACAAGACCACCGACGCGCAAGGTCGCCCGGTCTATCACCTGCCGGAAGACGTGACTGTCTTCAACGTGGCCGACCGCAGGATCGTGGTACCCGGCAACGTGCCGCCACCCGTGGACATGATCGACGATGTCGACGCCTGGATCCGCGCCCTTAGCGACGAGGGGCTGCTGGTCGAAGTGATCCCCTCGGCCAAGATGTCGAAGTCGAAGAAGAACGTCGTCGACCCGATGAACATCATCGCCAGTTTCGGCGCCGATACCGCGCGTTGGTTTGTCATGTCCGACAGCCCGCCCGAACGCGATGTGGAATGGACAGCCTCGGGCGCCGAAGCCGCGTTCAAGCACCTCAGCCGCGTCTGGGCGCTGTGTTCCCGCATTGGCGACATGCCTGCCGACCACAAGGGTGAGGGCGACAGCGATCTGGCGAAAGCGACGGCCCGGGCCATCGACGAAGTCACGAAGGGCATCGAAGGCTTTGCCTTCAACAAGGCCATCGCCAGCCTTTATGCCTTCACCAACACCATCGCCAAGGCCAACGCCTCCACCGCCACGATGAAAGAGGCGATCCGGACACTGGCAAAGCTCATGTCGCCAATGACCCCGCATATCGCAGAATCGATCTGGACCTTTCAGGGCGGTGCCGGGCTTTGCGCGCAGGCCCCGTGGCCCAAGGCCGACCCGGCGCTCCTGATCGATGACACGGTCATCCTGCCGATTCAGATCAACGGCAAACGGCGGGCGGAAATCAGCGTGCCAAAGGATATGCCCGTGGCAGAGGTTGAAAAGCTCGCGCTGGCGGATGAGGATGTCATCAAGTTCCTTGCCGGGCAGCCGGTGAAGAAGATCATCGTCGTGCCGGGCCGCATCATCAATGTCGTCGTCTGA
- a CDS encoding glycosyltransferase, with amino-acid sequence MPSLVMIAPAPVIDADNRLQLDIKFVEGMRVTQAMWPDRIICVLRRGAATIPFGAEFDRADLPFELVVLAPDEPLGPAHLGGHDLIYASGDDFHCLRLADSLQPEQKIVYVIEYTHETRMQILWLDRSRSMIRRLRGAVWLLQQERLRRKAFRRADGLQSNGYPAHDLYGPMCRDSLLYLDGRMTPALFATETEMAAREAYRAAGGPLRLIFSGRLEPMKGAQDLVPVARRLQTLGVDFTLDIFGVGSLRDEIASGIRALGADGRIRLHAPVDFETGLVPFTRQNADIFVGCHRQSDPSCTYLEAMGCGVAVASYDNRMWSRLNQESGAGWSAALGSVDALADQIADAARRPDEITSRSRKAWAFSKAHGFHEEFRLRMEHLARIAGGG; translated from the coding sequence ATGCCAAGCTTAGTGATGATTGCGCCAGCCCCTGTCATCGATGCCGACAATCGGTTGCAGTTGGACATCAAGTTTGTCGAAGGCATGCGGGTGACGCAGGCGATGTGGCCGGACCGCATCATTTGCGTGCTTCGGCGCGGGGCGGCAACCATCCCCTTCGGAGCCGAGTTCGATCGCGCCGATCTGCCCTTTGAACTGGTGGTCCTTGCCCCCGATGAACCGCTGGGCCCCGCGCATCTTGGGGGACATGACCTGATCTATGCTTCGGGCGATGATTTCCATTGTCTGCGACTGGCCGATTCGCTGCAGCCTGAACAGAAGATCGTCTATGTCATAGAATACACGCACGAAACGCGGATGCAGATCCTGTGGCTGGATCGGAGCCGCAGCATGATCCGGCGGTTGAGGGGTGCCGTCTGGTTGCTGCAGCAGGAGCGGCTGCGGCGAAAGGCTTTCCGTCGCGCGGACGGATTGCAGTCCAACGGCTATCCGGCGCATGACCTTTACGGACCGATGTGCCGTGACAGCCTGCTGTATCTTGACGGTCGAATGACGCCTGCACTGTTCGCCACCGAGACGGAAATGGCCGCGCGCGAGGCCTATCGAGCGGCTGGCGGCCCGCTGCGGTTGATTTTCTCGGGCCGACTGGAGCCGATGAAGGGTGCGCAGGATCTGGTGCCGGTGGCGCGACGGCTGCAGACACTGGGAGTTGACTTTACCCTTGATATCTTCGGGGTCGGGTCGCTGCGCGACGAGATTGCGTCCGGAATCCGCGCCTTGGGCGCGGATGGGCGGATAAGGTTGCATGCACCGGTGGACTTTGAAACCGGTCTGGTCCCGTTTACCCGGCAGAACGCTGACATCTTCGTCGGCTGCCATCGCCAGTCCGACCCGTCCTGCACCTATCTTGAGGCGATGGGCTGTGGCGTTGCCGTGGCAAGCTATGACAATCGCATGTGGAGCCGCCTGAATCAGGAGTCCGGCGCAGGATGGAGCGCGGCCTTGGGCAGTGTTGATGCACTGGCCGATCAAATCGCCGATGCCGCCCGTCGCCCGGACGAAATCACGTCGCGCAGCCGCAAGGCGTGGGCCTTTTCGAAGGCGCATGGGTTTCATGAGGAATTCCGGCTGCGGATGGAGCATTTGGCGCGCATCGCCGGCGGAGGTTGA
- the holA gene encoding DNA polymerase III subunit delta, with protein sequence MILKGVEASRYCAKPDPGRAGLLIFGADAMRVALKRQEAIAALIGPEGEGEMRLTRMSGGDLRKDGSLLLDAIKATGFFPGPRVAFLEDATDGLTETIATALKNWKPGDAQIVVTAGNLTGKSALKTLFEKHPTAICIGLYDEPPGREEIEAALQKAGLTNLDREAMTDLTTLARALDPGDFRQTLEKIALYKWGDPSPLTPADVAAMAPATIEAEVDDLISAVAEARTDAIGPFFRRLEGQGTLPVTICIAALRHFRILHAAACDPQGPGVGIQKARVNFKQKDAMGRQAGQWGSRALETAVSLLLETDLTLRSASRAPGMAVMERALIRIAMTRR encoded by the coding sequence ATGATCCTGAAAGGGGTTGAGGCCAGCCGCTATTGCGCCAAACCCGATCCGGGACGTGCGGGGCTTTTGATCTTCGGCGCCGACGCCATGCGCGTGGCCCTGAAACGGCAAGAGGCGATTGCCGCCCTGATCGGCCCGGAGGGTGAGGGCGAAATGCGCCTGACCCGCATGTCTGGCGGCGACCTGCGCAAGGATGGCAGCCTCCTGCTAGATGCGATCAAGGCCACCGGTTTCTTCCCCGGCCCGCGGGTCGCCTTTCTGGAAGACGCCACCGACGGGCTGACCGAAACCATCGCCACCGCGCTGAAGAACTGGAAACCCGGCGACGCGCAGATCGTTGTGACGGCTGGCAACCTGACCGGCAAATCGGCGCTGAAGACCCTGTTCGAAAAGCATCCCACCGCCATCTGCATCGGCCTTTATGACGAACCGCCCGGTCGGGAAGAGATTGAGGCCGCATTGCAGAAGGCCGGCCTGACCAATCTGGACCGTGAGGCGATGACCGACCTCACCACCCTCGCCCGCGCGCTGGACCCCGGCGATTTCCGCCAGACGCTGGAAAAGATCGCGCTTTACAAATGGGGCGACCCTTCACCCCTGACACCCGCCGATGTCGCCGCCATGGCTCCCGCCACCATCGAGGCCGAGGTGGATGACCTGATCTCTGCCGTGGCTGAGGCGCGGACCGATGCCATCGGCCCCTTCTTCCGGCGGTTAGAGGGGCAGGGCACCCTGCCCGTCACGATCTGCATCGCCGCGCTGCGCCATTTCCGCATCCTGCACGCCGCCGCCTGCGACCCCCAAGGTCCGGGCGTCGGCATCCAGAAAGCCCGCGTGAACTTCAAGCAGAAGGACGCCATGGGCCGTCAGGCCGGGCAATGGGGCAGCCGCGCCTTGGAAACCGCCGTATCGCTGCTGCTGGAAACCGACCTTACGCTTCGCTCCGCCTCCCGCGCGCCGGGCATGGCGGTGATGGAACGCGCCCTGATCCGCATCGCGATGACCCGGCGCTAG
- a CDS encoding porin — MLLATTVLALTAPMAVAEISFSGYGRFGLNYNSDAVFNESQIDMRMRINIDGSVETDSGITFGGRIRLQYDENTVSDNDSDGLVSNDRAGAQLSPAMLYATGFGVRVEVGNANTAYDSVALMYNSEIGYLDRGFGDPNGNYFSFNSTPYGSEEINRMGLFVSYSAGGFNGRISLVDPDQTGAVIDEEELSLSVDYAFGQATVAAAYVDNAAGVENAQALFLGAEYAISDAANIGLLYFDYDEDLDANDSVRVTLYGNYTMDAITFKGYVATDDQDGLANDTAYGLGVDYDLGGARLSGDIHRSYAEETIAGLGVRFDF, encoded by the coding sequence ATGCTTCTCGCAACCACCGTGCTGGCTCTGACCGCACCGATGGCTGTCGCAGAGATCAGCTTCTCGGGTTACGGGCGGTTCGGTCTTAACTACAACTCGGACGCCGTGTTCAACGAGAGCCAGATCGACATGCGCATGCGCATCAACATCGACGGCTCGGTTGAAACCGACTCGGGCATCACCTTCGGTGGTCGCATCCGTCTGCAGTACGACGAAAACACCGTCAGCGATAACGATTCCGACGGTCTCGTTTCCAATGACCGCGCTGGCGCTCAGCTGAGCCCGGCCATGCTGTACGCAACCGGTTTCGGCGTCCGTGTGGAAGTTGGTAACGCCAACACCGCTTATGACTCCGTCGCTCTGATGTACAACTCGGAAATCGGTTACCTTGACCGTGGCTTCGGCGATCCGAACGGCAACTACTTCAGCTTCAACTCGACCCCCTACGGTTCCGAAGAAATCAACCGCATGGGTCTGTTCGTCAGCTACTCGGCTGGTGGCTTCAACGGTCGTATCTCGCTCGTCGACCCGGACCAGACCGGTGCCGTGATTGACGAAGAAGAACTGTCGCTGTCGGTTGACTACGCCTTCGGTCAGGCGACCGTTGCCGCTGCCTACGTCGACAACGCTGCTGGCGTTGAAAATGCTCAGGCTCTGTTCCTCGGCGCTGAATACGCTATCAGCGACGCTGCCAACATCGGCCTGCTGTACTTCGACTACGACGAAGACCTGGATGCCAACGACTCCGTCCGTGTGACCCTCTATGGTAACTACACGATGGATGCGATCACCTTCAAAGGCTACGTCGCAACCGACGACCAAGACGGTCTGGCCAACGACACCGCTTACGGCCTCGGCGTTGACTACGACCTCGGCGGCGCTCGCCTCTCGGGCGACATCCACCGCAGCTACGCCGAAGAGACCATCGCCGGTCTGGGCGTTCGCTTCGACTTCTAA
- the lptE gene encoding LPS assembly lipoprotein LptE: MSSSDKTFPRRGCPPTPSLPHTGGRAALSRRAVLLAPLALAACGFTPAYAPGGAATALLGTVRAQDPTDKNGFDLVERLEERLGRPENHRYDLAYTITTEAVGVGITTENDITRYNLKGVIDYTLSDRATGERLAGGRVQSFTAYSATGSTVAGLAAEEDAAYRLMRILADQITARLIAVSPSLP; this comes from the coding sequence ATGTCGTCGTCTGACAAAACCTTCCCAAGGCGCGGGTGTCCCCCCACCCCATCCCTCCCCCACACAGGGGGGAGGGCGGCGCTTTCGCGCCGCGCCGTCCTTCTGGCACCGCTCGCCCTCGCCGCCTGCGGCTTCACCCCTGCCTATGCGCCCGGTGGCGCTGCAACGGCGCTCCTCGGCACCGTGCGCGCGCAGGACCCGACCGACAAGAACGGCTTCGATCTGGTGGAGCGGCTTGAGGAACGCCTTGGTCGGCCGGAAAACCACCGCTACGATCTGGCCTATACGATCACGACAGAAGCGGTTGGCGTCGGCATCACCACGGAAAACGACATCACCCGCTACAACCTGAAAGGCGTGATCGACTACACCCTGTCCGACCGCGCCACGGGGGAACGCCTTGCCGGGGGACGGGTGCAAAGCTTCACCGCCTATTCCGCCACCGGATCCACCGTTGCCGGCCTGGCCGCCGAGGAAGATGCCGCCTACCGCCTGATGCGCATCCTTGCCGACCAGATCACCGCCCGCCTGATCGCCGTTTCCCCCAGCCTGCCATGA
- a CDS encoding OsmC family protein: MKYELRAWRVDGTGSRAVAHGAEVALGTDLAGRSEAMNPVELLLSALAACMIKGVERVSPMLDFAFDGVEVRLEAERQDAPPKLVAITYEIIVKTDERGPRLDLLHRNILKYGTISNTLAGAVPLTGIIRRA; this comes from the coding sequence ATGAAATATGAACTGCGGGCATGGCGGGTGGACGGAACGGGCAGCCGGGCCGTGGCGCATGGGGCCGAGGTGGCCTTGGGCACGGACCTTGCCGGTCGATCGGAGGCGATGAACCCGGTGGAATTGCTGCTATCGGCGCTGGCGGCCTGCATGATCAAGGGGGTGGAGCGGGTGTCCCCGATGCTCGACTTTGCCTTTGACGGGGTCGAAGTGCGGCTGGAGGCGGAGCGGCAGGATGCGCCGCCGAAGCTGGTTGCGATCACCTATGAGATCATCGTCAAGACCGATGAGCGGGGACCAAGGCTGGACCTTTTGCACCGCAATATCCTGAAATACGGCACGATTTCCAACACTCTGGCGGGTGCTGTGCCGTTGACCGGGATCATCCGGCGGGCGTGA
- a CDS encoding LysR family transcriptional regulator has protein sequence MAFTLRQLQFFVAAAEAGSVTGAARALSISQSSVTEAIRSLEDDLGVTLFDRQARGLLITHKGSAFLRHASKILADVASARSAFQTEAEAATGHLSLGVTSLVAGYVLSDILARYRRAFPQITLNVIEDNGEYLQHLLIGGELDVAVLLTSSVKDRLALNVETLLVSPYRLWLPLGHPLAQQESITLDELAGQPMIQLMVDEIEESTRRLTAALPVKPAIAYRTRSVEAVRSLVATGAGLAILPSLVYRPWSLEGDRIEIRDVSGDLPTVHVGLAWRKGAPLSGPASSFIRSAQSSTIMRPG, from the coding sequence ATGGCCTTCACCCTTCGCCAACTGCAATTCTTCGTCGCCGCAGCCGAGGCCGGGTCTGTCACCGGCGCCGCACGGGCGCTGTCGATCAGCCAGTCGTCGGTCACCGAAGCGATCCGCAGTCTTGAGGATGATCTTGGCGTCACCCTCTTCGACCGGCAGGCCCGCGGCCTTCTGATCACGCACAAGGGCTCGGCCTTCCTGCGTCACGCCAGCAAGATCCTGGCTGACGTCGCCTCGGCCCGCAGTGCCTTCCAGACCGAGGCCGAGGCCGCGACAGGCCACCTGTCGCTTGGCGTCACCAGCCTTGTCGCCGGCTATGTCCTGTCAGACATCCTCGCCCGCTATCGCCGCGCCTTTCCGCAGATCACCCTCAACGTGATCGAAGATAATGGCGAATACCTCCAACACCTGCTGATCGGGGGCGAACTGGACGTGGCCGTCCTCCTGACATCCTCAGTCAAGGACCGCTTGGCGCTGAACGTCGAAACCCTGCTTGTGTCACCCTACCGGCTGTGGCTGCCGCTCGGGCATCCGCTTGCCCAGCAGGAAAGCATCACGCTGGACGAATTGGCCGGTCAGCCGATGATCCAGCTGATGGTGGACGAGATCGAGGAAAGCACCCGCCGCCTCACCGCGGCCCTGCCGGTCAAGCCGGCAATCGCCTACCGCACCCGCAGCGTCGAGGCGGTACGGTCCCTTGTCGCCACCGGCGCGGGTCTGGCGATCCTGCCATCGCTGGTCTACCGGCCATGGAGCCTTGAAGGCGACCGGATCGAAATCCGCGATGTCTCGGGCGACCTGCCGACGGTGCATGTCGGCCTCGCCTGGCGCAAGGGCGCCCCGCTTTCCGGTCCAGCCAGCAGCTTCATCCGCTCGGCGCAAAGCTCCACCATAATGCGGCCGGGCTGA
- a CDS encoding ABC transporter substrate-binding protein: MNRLKLLGTTTLAVLTAATPILAQVTEIGAAEGQVNIVAWAGYIERGETMKEFDWVTKFEAASGCKVNVKTANTSDEMVALMNEGGFDLVTASGDASLRLIAGDRVQPINIDLIPSWSTVDERLKDAPWHTVDGVHYGVPYMWGPNVLMYNTEVFKEPPTSWNVVFEEMTLPDGQSNKGRVQAYDGPIHIADAAQYLMFHKPELGITSPYELNEDQYKAALDLLRTQRTLVSRYWHDAFIQIDDFKNEGVVASGSWPFQRNLLQSDNQPIASVIPQEGATGWADTTMMHVDAANPNCAYMWMEHSLSSNLQADLAVWFGANPAVPAACTDGRGMSTAETCTANGMDDFEKIRFWTTPVSNCSQGDGACVPYYRWVSDYIGVIGGR; the protein is encoded by the coding sequence ATGAACCGCCTCAAACTCTTGGGAACTACAACGCTTGCTGTACTGACTGCTGCAACACCGATTCTGGCCCAAGTCACCGAAATCGGCGCCGCCGAAGGTCAGGTGAACATCGTCGCCTGGGCCGGCTATATCGAGCGCGGCGAGACGATGAAGGAATTCGACTGGGTTACCAAGTTCGAGGCCGCCTCGGGCTGCAAGGTGAATGTGAAGACCGCCAACACCTCGGACGAGATGGTGGCCCTGATGAACGAAGGCGGCTTTGACCTTGTCACCGCCTCGGGCGACGCCTCGCTTCGCCTCATCGCAGGGGACCGCGTCCAGCCTATCAATATCGACCTGATCCCGTCCTGGTCCACCGTGGATGAACGGCTGAAAGACGCGCCCTGGCACACCGTCGACGGCGTCCACTACGGCGTGCCGTACATGTGGGGACCGAACGTCCTGATGTACAACACCGAGGTGTTCAAGGAACCGCCAACCTCGTGGAACGTGGTGTTCGAGGAAATGACACTGCCCGACGGCCAGTCGAACAAGGGCCGCGTGCAGGCCTATGACGGCCCGATCCACATCGCCGACGCCGCGCAGTACCTGATGTTCCACAAGCCGGAACTCGGCATCACCTCGCCCTATGAGCTGAATGAGGATCAGTACAAGGCAGCGCTTGACCTGCTGCGCACCCAGCGCACGCTGGTCAGCCGCTACTGGCACGATGCCTTCATCCAGATCGACGACTTCAAGAACGAAGGCGTGGTCGCCTCCGGCTCCTGGCCATTCCAGCGCAACCTGTTGCAGTCGGACAACCAGCCGATCGCGTCGGTGATCCCGCAGGAAGGCGCAACGGGCTGGGCTGATACCACGATGATGCATGTCGATGCGGCCAACCCGAACTGTGCCTACATGTGGATGGAACATTCGCTCAGCTCCAACCTTCAGGCTGACCTTGCGGTCTGGTTCGGCGCCAACCCCGCCGTGCCCGCCGCCTGCACCGATGGTCGCGGGATGTCCACGGCCGAAACCTGCACTGCGAACGGCATGGATGACTTTGAAAAGATCCGCTTCTGGACCACCCCGGTGTCGAACTGCAGCCAGGGTGACGGTGCCTGCGTGCCCTACTATCGCTGGGTGTCCGACTACATCGGCGTGATCGGCGGCCGCTAA
- a CDS encoding YggS family pyridoxal phosphate-dependent enzyme, with translation MALAEITARIRAAEAAAGRAVGSVQLIAVSKVQPLERVVAVLDAGHRLFGENYVQEAASKWPDLRARFGPVQVHMIGPLQTNKAKLALDLFDAIHTLDRPSLAQKLAALAQARGSCPDLFVQVNTGEEPQKAGVLPADLAGFLKDCRALDLSPKGLMCIPPEGEDSTPHFAMLAGMAADHGLTGLSMGMSGDFEAAIAHGATHVRVGSAIFGARAYPA, from the coding sequence ATGGCACTGGCAGAGATCACGGCACGGATACGCGCGGCTGAAGCTGCGGCAGGGCGGGCGGTGGGGTCGGTCCAACTGATCGCCGTGTCAAAGGTGCAGCCGCTGGAGCGTGTAGTTGCGGTGCTGGACGCCGGGCACCGCCTGTTCGGCGAAAACTATGTGCAAGAGGCGGCGTCGAAATGGCCTGACCTGCGCGCCCGCTTTGGCCCGGTTCAGGTGCATATGATCGGCCCCTTGCAGACCAACAAGGCCAAACTCGCGCTGGACCTGTTCGACGCGATCCACACGCTGGACCGCCCTTCGCTGGCGCAAAAGCTGGCGGCCCTTGCCCAGGCGCGCGGTTCCTGCCCTGACCTGTTCGTGCAGGTGAACACGGGCGAAGAACCGCAGAAGGCCGGCGTCCTGCCCGCCGATCTGGCCGGGTTCCTGAAGGATTGCCGGGCGCTGGACTTGTCGCCCAAGGGGCTGATGTGCATCCCGCCCGAGGGCGAAGACTCCACCCCCCATTTCGCGATGCTGGCCGGGATGGCGGCGGATCACGGGCTGACCGGCCTGTCGATGGGGATGAGCGGGGATTTCGAAGCCGCGATTGCCCATGGCGCCACCCATGTCCGCGTGGGCAGTGCGATCTTCGGCGCGCGGGCCTATCCGGCCTGA
- a CDS encoding DUF3576 domain-containing protein, whose product MILQQLARMTLAAGLAVTLSACGGGFASGDSGLFRRAPQTDEQLAAAKADEERRAAPTNEIRQTGTRTGRNTIWSLFSNADDPNTTVEVNKYIWQASLEVLNFLPVESVDPFTGVFTTGYGRPPGGGRAYRATVYVQDPALDARSLKVALQSQGGGSVAPETVRAIEDAILTRARQLRVRDSNL is encoded by the coding sequence ATGATCTTGCAGCAACTTGCACGGATGACGCTTGCAGCGGGGCTGGCCGTGACGCTGTCTGCCTGCGGAGGTGGCTTTGCGAGCGGTGACAGTGGGTTGTTCCGCCGCGCCCCTCAAACCGATGAGCAGCTTGCTGCCGCAAAGGCCGATGAAGAACGGCGCGCCGCCCCCACGAACGAAATCCGCCAGACGGGAACCCGGACCGGCCGCAACACGATCTGGAGCCTGTTCTCCAACGCTGATGATCCGAACACGACCGTCGAAGTGAACAAGTATATCTGGCAGGCCAGCCTTGAAGTGCTGAACTTCCTGCCGGTCGAATCGGTCGACCCGTTCACCGGCGTGTTCACCACCGGCTATGGCCGCCCGCCGGGCGGGGGCCGCGCCTACCGCGCTACCGTCTATGTGCAGGACCCGGCCCTTGACGCGCGCAGCCTGAAGGTGGCCCTCCAGTCGCAGGGTGGTGGCTCCGTGGCACCGGAAACCGTCCGCGCGATCGAAGATGCGATCCTGACCCGCGCCCGCCAGCTTCGGGTGCGCGACAGCAATCTTTGA